The Bacteroides fragilis NCTC 9343 genome includes the window GCATGCAAGAGGCAGGAATCAAAGTGATATTCGGAGTGGAAGGTCTGAAAATCCACTCCAAGCTGGTACATATCGGAACACGGTTTGGCGACCTGGCCTGTATCAGCACCGGAAATTTTCATGAAGGAAACGCACGGATGTATACCGATTTCACCATCATGACAGCACATCGCTCCATTGTGAGGGAAGTAGACCGGGTATTCGACTTCATAGAGAAGCCCTACCTCCCGGTGAACTTCAAGGAACTGCTCGTGTCGCCCAACGATATGCGCAAACGGCTGACAGCCCTGATCAACCAAGAAATCAAGAACAAGCGACAGGGAAAAGAGGCATACATCCTTGCCAAAGTGAACCATATTACCGACCGGATACTGATACAGAAACTCTACGAAGCTTCGACAGCCGGTGTACAAACAGACCTGGTGGTCCGGGGCAACTGCTCCCTGGTGACCGGCATCCCGGGAGTCAGCGACAACATCCGGATCAACGGCATCATCGACCGTTATCTGGAACATCCGCGCATCTTCATCTTCGCCAATGGAGGGGAAGAAAAATACTATATAGGATCGGCCGACTGGATGCCCCGCAATCTGGACAACCGCATCGAAGTGCTTACGCCTGTATACGACAAAGTGATACAAGCAGAACTGAAACGTGTGGTCTGCTACGGACTTCGCGACACAGCCAAAGGGCGAATCGTGGACGGAAGCGGCGATAACAAGACTTGGGAAAACAGCGATGCACCTTTCCGCTCGCAGGAAGAATTATACAAATACTATAAAGAATCAGAATGAAAAAGGTAAACTATGCCGCCATCGACATTGGCTCCAATGCCGTGCGGCTACTGATAAAGAGTGTAAATGAAGAGGGTTCGCCCGAGGGTTTGTTGAGGAAAGTCCAACTGATACGCATTCCCCTCCGGCTGGGCGAGGACGCTTTCACCACCGGAGAAATATCAGAAGGGAAAGCAGAAAAACTGATCCGGCTGATGAAAGCCTACAAGCAACTGATGAAAATATTCGAAGTTTCGGATTACCGTGCCTGCGCCACATCTGCCATGCGCGATGCACGCAACGGAAAAGAAATTACGCGCAAGATAGAAAAGAAAACCGGTATCCGTGTCGAAATCATCGACGGTCAGGAAGAAGCGCATATCGTCTACGATAACCACATCGAACAGCTTTTTGCTTCGGGCCAGAATTATCTGTATGTCGATGTCGGCGGCGGCAGCACAGAAATCAATCTGATCTGTGACTCCGAACTCAAAAGTTCACGCTCCTACAACATCGGAACCGTGCGCATGCTCAGCGGCATGGTGAAAAACGAAGAAAAAGAGCAAATGCGAACCGACCTCCAGGCATTGGCTGCCGAATATGCTCCCATACAGATCATAGGATCAGGAGGCAATATCAATAAGCTTTTCCGGCTGGCGGACAAAAAGGATAAGAAACAGTCTTTCCTCCCGATTGAATCGTTGAAGGAAATCTGCGAAACCTTGAAAGCGCTATCAAAAGAAGAACGGATCAAGCAGTTTAAACTGAAACCCGACCGGGCGGATGTAATTGTTCCGGCAGCGGAAATTTTTCTGGAAGTGGCAAAACAAGTAAATGCAACGGGGATCACAGTCCCGACAATCGGACTGTCGGACGGTATCATCGACAGCCTCTATACCAAGAATATGCGCATGGAAACGGACGCTAAATAAAACGGGTCACCACAGATTACACAGATTAACACAGATTATTTATCGTGTTGATTCATGGTATAAAAGAATCTATGCAAATGTGAGCTATGATTCACCACAGATTACACGGATTTTCACAGATTAATAATTTATATTCATCGGGAATTAAATAATCTGTGTTAATCTGTGTAATCTGTGGTGAAATGCAAAAGCCTATAGCGAGCTTTTCAGTATTTCCTTTGCAACCGCTCCGGTGACATCTTCATTCTCGCCATATCTCACGCCACGTTCATTGAAGCGGCGTTCTATTTCGTCAATTGTTTCCATGCCGATGCCCTCTTCACTTAAGCGGGTGGTCAATCCCAGTGAACGGAAAAATTCTTCGGTGCGGCGGATAGCTTCATCGATGCGTTCGTCACGGCTTCCGGACGTAATGCCCAGCACCCTCTCTCCATATTGCAGAATCTTGTCACCTTTTGCTTTACGGAGCACACGCAACGTACCGGGGAAGACAATGACCAGTGTGTGTCCGTGGGTCAAGCCATGCAACGCAGTCAGTTCATGCCCGATCATGTGTGTAGCCCAATCCTGAGATACTCCCATGGCGATAAAGCCGTTCAGTGCCATAGTGGCCGACAGCATAAAATCGGACATCAACTGATAATCGTGCTGATTCTCACGGATCTTGGGAGCTATTTCCATCAAGGTCTGCAAAATGCCTTCCGCCCAACGGTCCATTACCCGGCTCTGTCCCGGAGTAGTCATATATTGCTCCATCACATGCACAAACGTATCGGCAATTCCACAAGCCACCTGATGGGGCGGCAAAGTAAACGTCACTTCCGGATCGAGGATAGAGAACAGAGGATAATTGGAATAGAAAGGATATTTTTCTTTGGTTTCATGGCGCGAAATCACGGCTCCGCTATTCATCTCCGATCCTGTGGCAGGCAGGGTAAGAACAGTGGCAAGAGGGACGGTGTGGGTCACCGGACGCCCGGCAAGTACCAGATCCCAGGCGTCGCCGTCATACAGCAATCCGGCGGAAATCAGCTTGGTGCCATCAATGACCGATCCTCCTCCTACTGCAAGCAGATAGTCCACCTTTTCCTCCTTTCCGAGAGCGATGGCCTTACGCAAGGTCTCGATGGAAGGGTTGGGTTCAATTCCCCAAAACTCTACTGTGAAATGATTCTTCAGTGCTTCTTTCACCTGGTCATATACACCATTCTTTTTCACACTACCACCACCGAAGGTAATCATCACCCGTTTGTCCGCCGGTATTTCTTCACTCAAGCGACTGATCATCCCGCGTCCCATGATCAGTTTTACGGGATTCTGAAAAATAAAATTATCCATAGGTTATTACTTTATATCGTCATTTGTACAGAATTCAATCTGATACAAAAATAATCGCTTCTTTCCAGAAAACAAAAAGAT containing:
- a CDS encoding Ppx/GppA family phosphatase; its protein translation is MKKVNYAAIDIGSNAVRLLIKSVNEEGSPEGLLRKVQLIRIPLRLGEDAFTTGEISEGKAEKLIRLMKAYKQLMKIFEVSDYRACATSAMRDARNGKEITRKIEKKTGIRVEIIDGQEEAHIVYDNHIEQLFASGQNYLYVDVGGGSTEINLICDSELKSSRSYNIGTVRMLSGMVKNEEKEQMRTDLQALAAEYAPIQIIGSGGNINKLFRLADKKDKKQSFLPIESLKEICETLKALSKEERIKQFKLKPDRADVIVPAAEIFLEVAKQVNATGITVPTIGLSDGIIDSLYTKNMRMETDAK
- a CDS encoding iron-containing alcohol dehydrogenase, encoding MDNFIFQNPVKLIMGRGMISRLSEEIPADKRVMITFGGGSVKKNGVYDQVKEALKNHFTVEFWGIEPNPSIETLRKAIALGKEEKVDYLLAVGGGSVIDGTKLISAGLLYDGDAWDLVLAGRPVTHTVPLATVLTLPATGSEMNSGAVISRHETKEKYPFYSNYPLFSILDPEVTFTLPPHQVACGIADTFVHVMEQYMTTPGQSRVMDRWAEGILQTLMEIAPKIRENQHDYQLMSDFMLSATMALNGFIAMGVSQDWATHMIGHELTALHGLTHGHTLVIVFPGTLRVLRKAKGDKILQYGERVLGITSGSRDERIDEAIRRTEEFFRSLGLTTRLSEEGIGMETIDEIERRFNERGVRYGENEDVTGAVAKEILKSSL